From Spirosoma aerolatum, one genomic window encodes:
- a CDS encoding threonine ammonia-lyase, whose protein sequence is MISFDTILEAHDRIRPYIHRTPVLTNQTINEQAGANLFFKCENFQKIGAFKARGGLNAILQVVQHQEGKAITTHSSGNHAQAVAFAARQVGLPAYIVMPRTAPKVKKEAVLGYGAEVIECEPTLDAREAGVREVMERTGAVLVHPFDDDRVIAGQATVAKELIEDAADRQSVSFDTILAPVGGGGLLSGTALATYYLSPTTRVIAGEPEGAADAIVSFRSGRIEKAPYINTIADGLMTTLSERTLAIIRAHVADILTVSDAEISAAMRLVWERMKIVIEPSSAVPLAAVLKHKDQFSGQKIGIIITGGNVDLGKLPF, encoded by the coding sequence ATGATTTCATTCGATACCATCCTTGAGGCTCACGACCGTATCCGGCCTTATATTCACCGCACTCCCGTATTGACTAATCAAACTATCAATGAGCAGGCAGGAGCCAATCTGTTTTTTAAGTGCGAGAATTTTCAGAAGATAGGGGCGTTTAAAGCGCGGGGTGGCCTGAATGCCATATTGCAGGTGGTTCAACACCAGGAAGGGAAAGCGATCACAACGCATTCATCGGGTAACCATGCCCAGGCGGTAGCGTTTGCCGCTCGACAGGTTGGACTTCCGGCTTATATCGTCATGCCCCGAACGGCCCCAAAGGTCAAAAAAGAGGCTGTGCTGGGGTATGGTGCCGAAGTGATTGAATGCGAACCAACGCTCGATGCCCGGGAGGCAGGTGTGCGGGAGGTGATGGAACGAACCGGAGCCGTACTGGTTCACCCCTTCGATGATGATCGGGTTATTGCCGGGCAAGCCACTGTCGCAAAAGAACTGATCGAAGATGCGGCTGACCGCCAAAGCGTGTCCTTTGATACCATTCTGGCTCCCGTTGGTGGGGGAGGTTTGTTAAGTGGTACGGCCCTGGCAACCTATTATCTGTCGCCTACTACACGGGTTATTGCCGGAGAGCCCGAAGGCGCGGCCGATGCCATAGTGTCGTTCAGAAGCGGCCGGATTGAAAAAGCACCGTATATCAATACGATTGCCGATGGCCTGATGACTACATTGAGCGAACGAACCCTGGCCATTATTCGGGCGCACGTTGCGGATATTTTGACCGTTTCGGATGCCGAAATTAGTGCCGCTATGCGATTGGTTTGGGAACGGATGAAAATTGTAATCGAGCCATCAAGTGCAGTACCGTTAGCTGCTGTACTGAAACACAAAGACCAGTTTTCGGGGCAAAAAATTGGCATTATTATAACAGGGGGCAATGTCGATTTAGGGAAATTACCGTTTTGA